The following are encoded in a window of Cherax quadricarinatus isolate ZL_2023a chromosome 62, ASM3850222v1, whole genome shotgun sequence genomic DNA:
- the LOC138854530 gene encoding gastrula zinc finger protein XlCGF57.1-like, producing the protein MSKILEEESPQATLIIIQPEDKLCQYSEHLKSLSQKSQPVSHMRIIKDRKTLQCSVCLKDFSFKSRLITHMRVHTGEKPFRCSKCLKNFTLKSSLKKHMRNHTEEKPFHCSECLKRFSQKYSLIEHTKIHTGEKPFQCSECLKDFTRKSNLICHMRIHTGKKPYQCSVCPRDFNQKSHLIEHTRIHTGEKPYQCSDCPRNFKDKSGLMKHMRIHSGKKLYQCSECLKDFNQKSYLIEHIRIHTEEKPYHCSECLKDFNHKSGLISHMSVHTGDKPFQCLVCLKGFSRKSSLTKHMRIHTKEKPYQCSECLKEFSEKSNLRKHKRIHTGEKPYQCKVCLKHFTQNSSLIKHKRIHTRKKLHKYSSSKRVVIKI; encoded by the coding sequence ATGTCTAAAATACTTGAAGAAGAATCACCTCAAGCAACACTAATTATAATTCAGCCAGAGGATAAACTATGTCAGTATTCAGAGCATTTAAAAAGCTTATCACAAAAGTCTCAGCCAGTATCACACATGAGAATTATCAAGGACAGAAAAACacttcagtgttcagtgtgtctgaAGGACTTTTCATTTAAATCTCGTTTAATAAcacacatgagagttcatactggagagaagcctTTCCGGTGTTCAAAGTGTCTGAAAAACTTCACCCTAAAATCTAGTTTAAAAAAACACATGAGAAATCATACTGAAGAGAAACCTTTTCactgttcagagtgtctgaaacgTTTTTCCCAAAAATATAGTTTAATTGAACACACAAAAATTCATACTGGTGAGAAACCATTTCAGTGCTCAGAATGTCTAAAAGACTTTACCCGAAAGTCTAATTTAATATGTCACATGAGGATTCATACTGGaaaaaaaccatatcagtgttcggTGTGCCCGAGAGACTTCAACCAAAAATCTCACTTAATAGAACACACAAGAATTCATACtggagaaaaaccatatcagtgttcagactGTCCAAGAAACTTTAAAGATAAATCAGGTTTAATGAAACACATGAGAATTCACAGTGGGAAAAAACTGTATCAATGTTCGGAGTGTCTGAAAGACTTTAACCAAAAATCGTATTTAATAGAACACATTAGAATTCATACTGAAGAAAAGCCATATCATTGTTCGGAGTGTTTAAAAGACTTCAATCATAAATCTGGTTTAATAAGTCATATGAGTGTTCATACTGGAGATAAACCATTCCAGTGTTTGGTGTGTTTAAAAGGTTTTTCCCGAAAATCCAGTTTAACAAaacacatgagaattcatactaaagagaaaccatatcagtgctcagagtgtctaaaagAGTTTTCCGAAAAATCTAATTTAAGAAAACACAagagaattcatactggagagaagccgTATCAATGTAAAGTGTGTCTAAAACACTTTACCCAAAATTCTAGCTTAATAAAACACAAGAGAATTCATACAAGGAAAAAGTTGCATAAGTATTCAAGTTCTAAAAGAGTTGTAATAAAAATCTAA